The genomic stretch GGCTTTATTGGAAAGCTTCTTTCTCAATCAGGCTATGAAGTATGCTTCGTAGATATCAATGAGACTGTGATTAATGAGCTTAATGAACGAAAGAGTTACACGGTTGAAATATTAGGTCAGGATAAGGAACAGATTGTTGTGGAAGACGTTAGAGGTATTAACAGCCAACAAGATCCTAAAGCAGTGATCGATGCAATCTATCAAGCTGACCTTGTTACGACCGCAGTTGGTCCAACTGTATTGAAATTGATTTCTTCAGTTATTGCAGAAGGCATTTCAAAACGTATTGCAGATGGAAAAGCTCCAGTAAATATTATTGCATGTGAGAATATGATCGGTGGCAGTACAATGCTTCGAAATGCTGTTGAAGAAAAGATGGATGAAGCGGATCGTAAAGTGCTTGATCAGTACGCTGGTTTCCCAGATGCTGCAGTTGATCGCATTGTTCCGAATCAAACGAATGAAGATCCGTTAATGGTTGCAGTTGAACCTTTCTATGAATGGGTCGTCGATCAAACGATGATGGCTGGAGAGGTGCCTAATATCGCTGGTCTTACGTACGTTCAAGATCTTGCTCCTTATATTGAGCGGAAGTTGTTCACTGTGAATACAGGACATGCCGTGACAGCTTACCTTGGTTATCAGGCAGGGTATGAAACAATTAAAGAAGCACTAGACACAGAAGCTATCTATCATGATGTTAAGAAAGCTCTTGAAGAGTCTGGTGAATTACTTCAGTATAAGCATGGTTTTGAAAAAGAGGCGCATGAGGCTTACATTATGAAAATTCTTGGTCGTTTTCTAAATCCACATCTAGTGGATGAAGTAACTCGAGTTGGAAGAGCTCCAATTCGTAAAATTGGACCCGACGACCGTCTTGTTGGCCCAGCACGTCAGTTTGCTGAATTAAATAAAGAACCAAACTACCTTGCAAAAGGAATCGCAGCGGCTTTACGATTTGATCCCTTAGAAGATGAAGATGCAGTTAAGATTCAGAGTAAAATCAAGAATGACGGTCTTTCAAGTGCGATTACTGCTTTTACAGGAGTAAACGAGGGTGAGATTTTGTTTGATTTAATTAGTAAGCACTATAAAGAAATGTCAAACAGCTAATAAAATGGAGAAGCTCATATAGGGCTTCTCTTTTTTTGGTATATTTCGTATATTTTTGTTACGATTTTGCATTAGGACTTGTGTCAAACTCAATACAATTCTACTATTAGAGTATGACATGAGTCATATCCATTTTTTAATGGGAAGGGGAACACGAATGTTTAATATTTTATTACAGTCTCACTCAGGTTCATGGGCGATTCTTGTTTTGCTTTTAGTGATTAGTTATTTTGCTCCTAAGCAAAAGATCTCGCTGATGATTCAACGCTTATTTTATCTGATAATGCTTGGTACAGGTATCGGAATGCTCTTTATTCTTGGTTTTCCACTGATCTATGTACTTAAAGGAATTCTGGCGATTGTGTTAATCGGTGTTATGGAAATGATTGTTGGAAGAAAGAAGCGTGGAGAATCAACAAAGATGCTTTGGATCGCGTGTATTGTTCTAATTTTAGTCATTATTTCAATCGGGTACAACTGGATTTAATACCAAAAAGCGACGTTCCGTTTACGGGACGTCGCTTTTTCTATCCTTGTCGAGGCTAATCGGTCACTTTCGCTTTTGTTATCATCTAGCTGCAGTGACCAGTCCCTCGATCGCTTCACCATATGAAATGAACACAAAGGGCGTGTTCTTTTCATATGGTTCCAGCGCTTGTCAGGACTAACCGGTCACTTTCGCTTTTGATCCATCTAGCTGCAGTGACCAGCCTCTCGATCGCTTCACCATTTCAAATGAACACAAAGGGCGTGTTCTTTTGAAATGCCTCCAGCGCTTGTCGAGGCTAATCGGTCACTTTCGCTTTTGTTATTCCCAGGGTTTTTGTGTGGTTAGGAGGCCGGCTAGTTCTTTACTGGCTTGTCTGTGTTCTCTTCGCTTTTCTGCTCGTGCTGGTGCTGTTTCGTGTAGATTTTTTTCTTCTTCTGATTCTGGAATTACTTTTGGGACGGGAAGTGGTTTTTTATTTTCATCCAATGAGACAAAAGTAAGAAATGCTGTTGCTCCGATATGTCGCTCGCCTGATAAGAGATGCTCCGCAATGACTTTCACAAATACTTCCATAGAAGACTTTCCGGTGAATGTCACGTATGCTTCGAGACAAACGGAATCGTCTGGTGTAATTGGGTGTAAGAAGTCAACAGAGTCCGTTGAGGCTGTTACAACTTCACTACGACAATGGCGCATTGCTGCAATTGATGCAATATCATCAATGTCTCTCATTAGTTGGCCGCCAAATAATGTGTTGTGGTTATTGGTTGCTTCTGGGAATACGTGGCTTGTTTTTACTACACGTGATTCACGAATATATTTCGTTTCCATAGTTGTCTCTCCTTAGTATGCTTTTCTTGTAGTCTATCTTTACTATGCCCTTGATTGAGAGGTGAAAAACCTCTGTCTTTACGAAGAAGCGAAGAGGATGTCAAAAATAGCTGTTATATAGAAGATTCCAATCATCGTCGTTTACGTCAAAGACATTTTTATGATGATGTTGAGTGATGACAAGTGAATCATCTGTAAGGGTGATCCGTCCATTGTTTGTCGCAATCGTCACTATTGTATGATTCGTAAATGGTGAATTTGGATGAGTTTGAACAAATGAACTTAATGGTTCATATTCAGCCAACGTACGAGGCACGGTTGAGAAGCGTATTTGAGTTTTCCATGTGTCGTTTCCAACTGCTTGTTGAAGATCATACATATCGTTTGAACGGACAATTCTATATCGATGAAACCCATCATCAACAATTTCACCCGAGAGTGGAATTGGAGTTTGACTCGAGTTTCCAAAGCCTACATCGGTTAAGTAAGTCGTTCCTTCGAGTTCGACAAGGTTAGTTAAGTGTGTATTTTCTTTTCCCCAATTCTTTTCATCAATCGCGACAGTACCGGTAACCATAACTGTTGTAAATCCAAGTTGAGTAAGAAGCCAGTTAAAGAGAGGATTTAGTTCAAAGCACAGTCCTCCGCGCTTGTTTTCAATAATTTTTGAAAACATACTCTCAAGATCCAAATCAATCCATCTTTTTCTAGAAATATCGAGGTTTTCAAAAGGAATTTGGTGCATGTGATTTCTCTGAAGTGTTTGAAGAGAATGAAAATCAACCTGCACCTGCTTGATGTTAATTCGCTTAAGATACTTCTCAGCATTCATACAAAAACTCCTTTCTTTTTCTATTTTCATGCAGATGCTTTGAGAACGCAATAAATTGACCTGTTTATTCATGAAGCATTTTCCTTAGGGAATGCTAAAAGAAAAGGGGTGTGTGAGTGTGAAGAAGTGGGTTTTTGTCTTGTTATTGCTTATGCTTATTCCAGTTCATGTATCGGCAATAGAGAACCGTGAGCTTGCCATAGTGATTGATGACTTCGGAAATGATATGGGGGGAACGGAAGAGATGCTACGACTTCCTGTAACATTAACCGTTGCGATTATGCCATTTCTCGAAACGACTGAAAAAGATGCGGAAGAAGCGCATAAGTTTGGACACGAAGTGATTGTGCATATTCCAATGGAGCCATTGAAAGGAAAGAAGAGCTGGCTTGGACCAGGAGCGATTACAACGGACTTATCTGATGATGAAATTGAGAAGCGGGTCATTGCTGCAATTGACGCTGTGCCTCATGCAGTAGGTATGAATCATCATATGGGATCAAAAGCGACAGCTGATGAACGAGTGATGAGAATCGTTCTTGAAGCGTGTCGAGAAAAAGGTCTTTATTATTTAGATAGCAAAACGACAGGGAAAAGTGTCATTCCGGATCTTGCAGAAGAAATCGGTGTTCCATATCTTGAAAATGAACTTTTTTTTGATGACGTCTATACGATTCAGCATATGAGTAAAAAGGCTCAAGAGCTTGCGGTAAAGCTTAAAGATGATCAGGCACATATTGCCATTGGGCATGTCGGAATTGCCGGTGAAAAAATGGTTGCGGTATTAAACGAATTTATTCCTATGTATAAGAATGAAGCGGTGATTGTACCACTGTCACAAATGATTCCGGGATTTGAGATGATTGATGAGAGTATGCCTTAATTATTCTTCCTAAACTCATTTTTAAATGTTAACATGAATATTAGTTAAGTTAACATTTAAGGGGTGGGAGAGCGACGATGAAGCAAAAAAAGCTTCGAATGACGATTATATGTGCCTTTTTTGTAGCAATTACAGCTATTCTTGCTCAAATGGAAATTCCATTACCACTTGTTCCAATCAGTGGGCAAACATTGGCTGTTGGCTTAACCGCAACGATTCTTGGTCGTAAGTATGGGGCGATTACTATGATTGGCTATGCAGCGATTGGGTCAATGGGTGTTCCAGTATTTGCACAAGCAAAAGGTGGATTAGGCGTATTATTGGGACCGACTGGTGGGTATATTTTTGCTTTCATTGTTGCAGCATATGTAACTGGTCTTATTCTTGAGAAGACATCATTTACATTAATGTATGCGATGATCGCAAACACGGTAGCAATGATTATTATCTTGTTGCTTGGGACAATTCAATTGAAATTTATTGTAGATTTAAGCTGGAAGGAAGCGATGATTTCAGGAGTTTATCCTTTCATTATTGTTGGTTTGGTTAAAGCATTTCTTGCAAGTTGGTTAGGAATTACAATTCGTAGACGTCTTATTCAAGCAAGACTATTACAGCGTACAATGGGAACAATTCAATCGTAAAACTGATCCATAAGGACACATCATGCGTTAGCTAGGAAACAATAGGTGAGGTGTTCAGTATGAAAGAACATATGGAATGGGGCTTATTATGTGGTCGAGTGATACTTGGAATAATTATGTTAGCTCATGGTATACAAAAACTTGGTGCGATGGAGAATACGATTGCGATGTTTGATAAAATTGGTCAACCTGCAGCACTTGCATATGCAGCAGCGATTATTGAAGCAATTGGGGGAGCATTCCTGATTACTGGCATCTTTGTCATACCATCAGCGATCCTACTTGGATTAACGATGATTGGTGCTATTGTTCTAGCAAAGCTTCAAATGGGGCTCATTGGAGGTTATGAGTTCCCACTTTCTCTTCTTGGTATATCAGTGATTTTAGCTTTTACTGGTAGTCGAAAATTTGCGATATCTGAAGTTATCACGAAGAAAAGTAGAGTAGCTCAATAGCGTTAAATAAACGTTTGTTTCAATTTATTAATTCAAAAACGCCTTCTCAAATGAGAGGGCGTTTTAGTCTATTTAAGAAAAAAGGAATAGATCTCGAAAATCACTACTATTTATGGTATATCATACCCCATTGAACTTGTTAGGATCTCGAACCACTGATCACGAGTTAATGAGTACGAGAGGGCATCAACCGCACTATCGATGCGCTCAGGCTTACCTGATCCCACAATTGGCATAATGTTTGCCGGATGGTTAAGGAGCCAAGCATATAGAACCTGGTCCATTCCTTCAGCACCGATTTCAGCAGCGACTTTCTTAACCGTTTCGCGAAGACGTACGGCTTTTTCGTCATTCGAAGTGAATACATTCCCACCTGCAAGAGGAGACCATGCCATTGGCTTCATTCGTTTTTCTTGACAGAGATTAAGGGTACCATCTTCAAAGTTCTCAAGGTTATAAGCAGAAAGCTCAAGCTGGTTTGTAATGAGGGGCTGCTCGACATACGATTGAAGCATGTTAAATTGGTGGTGTTTAAAGTTAGAAACGCCAAAATGACGAACTTTTCCTTCTTGTTTTAATGTAGAAAAGGCCTCAGCCACTTGTTCTGGGTCCATAAATGGATCTGGACGGTGGATGAGAAGAACATCAATATGATCAATACCAAGTGAGGTGAGCGACTGTTCAGCAGAAGTGATAATGTGCTCCTTACTTGTATTGTAATGATGTGATTGGTGAGCTGGTCTGTTTGGTGATTCAATCACAATTCCGCATTTTGTAACGATTTCCATTTGGTCACGTAAGGAAGGTTTCAGAGCGAGAGCTTTTCCGAAAAGCTCTTCACATTCGTAACTTCCATAAAGATCGGCATGATCGAAGGTAGTAATGCCACGATCAAGGTTATGTTCAATGAGTGAAAGGGTTTCTTCACTCGTTTGATTCCAATCTGCCAGTCGCCAAAGACCATGAATAATACGAGAAAAAGATAAATCTTCTGTTAAATGAACGCGTTGCATGGATAGTCCCCCTATTTTTTATGTGCTTTTTTTATAATAGAGGAATTAAACCGCTTGCACAACTATTGTGTCTTCTGTGAAATGTGCTTGATGTTAATGATAATGCTTCTCATTATCATTAAGCCGTGCTATAATGATAAAAACATTCAAAATAAGAGGTGGATAAAATGGTTGAAACGTTACAGATATCCATGTTTTTGTTCATTTTGCTCTTGTCTTTCACTGCATTTGCGCTAGTTTTGAGAGCAGAGGCGGCTAAAAGTGGATTACGCGAGAAGAAATCAAGCGCATTTGAATCAACACCTTCGATTTCATTTAAGAAAAGTTATTGACTTTGTAATTGATAAAGATTATCATTATCATCATAGAAGAGAATAGACATGGTGTTCCCCGACACAAATTGTTCTATATTATTCAAACAAAGCCAAAGAAGTTCCCCCTTCTCCAATTGTTTGATGATCGTAGCTGCCAACGCCGGCAGCTATTTTTATTTGTAGAATTTTATAATTATACAAAGCCCTTATTGTATCAGGCTTCAAAAGAAAATTTTATCCATTTATTCTCATTTACAAATTTGGATTTAGTGCTAAACTATTTTTTGGAAGTAAACATCAATAGGGGGTTTGACATATGAAGAAGTTATTAACTGTTTTAAGTTTATCCATGCTTCTAATCGTAGCAGCATGTGGTTCAAATACAAACAGCGAAAGTGAAACAAGTGGAGAAACAGAGCAAGCAGATACGAAAAGTGTTCTACTAGATTTTCAAGCAGAAGTGGTGAGTGTTTTAAGGGAAAACAATGACGAGATCTCTGCTTACGAATCAGCAAAGGCCGCTTATCTTGATAATGAAACTCCTGATGCTGACAAGCCTTCTACACAAGAACTTGAGGATTTAAAAGGTCCAGCTGTTGAAGCTAGTAAAGCAACGGTAGAAGGCATTGAAGGTTTAACTATTCCAGCTGAATTGGATGAATCTAAAAAAGAAATTATGAGCTCATTTGATGAATTAACAAAAG from Bacillus sp. Cs-700 encodes the following:
- a CDS encoding acyl-CoA thioesterase, translating into METKYIRESRVVKTSHVFPEATNNHNTLFGGQLMRDIDDIASIAAMRHCRSEVVTASTDSVDFLHPITPDDSVCLEAYVTFTGKSSMEVFVKVIAEHLLSGERHIGATAFLTFVSLDENKKPLPVPKVIPESEEEKNLHETAPARAEKRREHRQASKELAGLLTTQKPWE
- a CDS encoding biotin transporter BioY, yielding MKQKKLRMTIICAFFVAITAILAQMEIPLPLVPISGQTLAVGLTATILGRKYGAITMIGYAAIGSMGVPVFAQAKGGLGVLLGPTGGYIFAFIVAAYVTGLILEKTSFTLMYAMIANTVAMIIILLLGTIQLKFIVDLSWKEAMISGVYPFIIVGLVKAFLASWLGITIRRRLIQARLLQRTMGTIQS
- a CDS encoding mannitol-1-phosphate 5-dehydrogenase; the encoded protein is MLAVHFGAGNIGRGFIGKLLSQSGYEVCFVDINETVINELNERKSYTVEILGQDKEQIVVEDVRGINSQQDPKAVIDAIYQADLVTTAVGPTVLKLISSVIAEGISKRIADGKAPVNIIACENMIGGSTMLRNAVEEKMDEADRKVLDQYAGFPDAAVDRIVPNQTNEDPLMVAVEPFYEWVVDQTMMAGEVPNIAGLTYVQDLAPYIERKLFTVNTGHAVTAYLGYQAGYETIKEALDTEAIYHDVKKALEESGELLQYKHGFEKEAHEAYIMKILGRFLNPHLVDEVTRVGRAPIRKIGPDDRLVGPARQFAELNKEPNYLAKGIAAALRFDPLEDEDAVKIQSKIKNDGLSSAITAFTGVNEGEILFDLISKHYKEMSNS
- a CDS encoding aldo/keto reductase family oxidoreductase, with amino-acid sequence MQRVHLTEDLSFSRIIHGLWRLADWNQTSEETLSLIEHNLDRGITTFDHADLYGSYECEELFGKALALKPSLRDQMEIVTKCGIVIESPNRPAHQSHHYNTSKEHIITSAEQSLTSLGIDHIDVLLIHRPDPFMDPEQVAEAFSTLKQEGKVRHFGVSNFKHHQFNMLQSYVEQPLITNQLELSAYNLENFEDGTLNLCQEKRMKPMAWSPLAGGNVFTSNDEKAVRLRETVKKVAAEIGAEGMDQVLYAWLLNHPANIMPIVGSGKPERIDSAVDALSYSLTRDQWFEILTSSMGYDIP
- a CDS encoding divergent polysaccharide deacetylase family protein, which produces MLIPVHVSAIENRELAIVIDDFGNDMGGTEEMLRLPVTLTVAIMPFLETTEKDAEEAHKFGHEVIVHIPMEPLKGKKSWLGPGAITTDLSDDEIEKRVIAAIDAVPHAVGMNHHMGSKATADERVMRIVLEACREKGLYYLDSKTTGKSVIPDLAEEIGVPYLENELFFDDVYTIQHMSKKAQELAVKLKDDQAHIAIGHVGIAGEKMVAVLNEFIPMYKNEAVIVPLSQMIPGFEMIDESMP
- a CDS encoding DoxX family protein; its protein translation is MKEHMEWGLLCGRVILGIIMLAHGIQKLGAMENTIAMFDKIGQPAALAYAAAIIEAIGGAFLITGIFVIPSAILLGLTMIGAIVLAKLQMGLIGGYEFPLSLLGISVILAFTGSRKFAISEVITKKSRVAQ
- a CDS encoding arylamine N-acetyltransferase; the protein is MNAEKYLKRINIKQVQVDFHSLQTLQRNHMHQIPFENLDISRKRWIDLDLESMFSKIIENKRGGLCFELNPLFNWLLTQLGFTTVMVTGTVAIDEKNWGKENTHLTNLVELEGTTYLTDVGFGNSSQTPIPLSGEIVDDGFHRYRIVRSNDMYDLQQAVGNDTWKTQIRFSTVPRTLAEYEPLSSFVQTHPNSPFTNHTIVTIATNNGRITLTDDSLVITQHHHKNVFDVNDDDWNLLYNSYF
- a CDS encoding DUF1516 family protein; the encoded protein is MFNILLQSHSGSWAILVLLLVISYFAPKQKISLMIQRLFYLIMLGTGIGMLFILGFPLIYVLKGILAIVLIGVMEMIVGRKKRGESTKMLWIACIVLILVIISIGYNWI